A window from Caldisericia bacterium encodes these proteins:
- a CDS encoding DNA recombination protein RmuC — protein sequence MNIELILLISILAILVINLIIYLVKMSALKTDTSKIVDNISLKLPENLFNVLSKMGLNEQIGSLKTLAEKIEKVSGELTQIFKNPQERGYLGETVLENILKDTLPTNLYGIKEKIPSIGNKIPDAYIKLDSEIICIDAKFPLENYRKMCEVKDDNKTRYKNEFRKDVEKHLNKILDDYIKPEQGTAKFAFAFIPAESVYYYLLTEESDMMKNYLKKGVIPASPNMLYSQLTVAKAGFYAKALRDSADKIVSHIDSIKSTVDKLEREWSTFFNTHFQNAYNKAKEIPYYIQELYNKISELINTTKFTDSNIN from the coding sequence ATGAATATAGAATTGATTCTATTAATTTCAATTTTGGCTATTTTAGTTATAAATTTAATAATTTATCTTGTAAAAATGAGTGCTCTTAAAACTGATACATCAAAAATTGTGGATAACATATCATTAAAATTACCAGAAAATCTATTTAATGTTTTAAGTAAAATGGGTTTAAATGAACAAATAGGGAGTTTAAAAACTCTTGCAGAAAAAATAGAAAAAGTAAGTGGAGAACTTACTCAAATTTTTAAAAACCCACAAGAAAGAGGTTATTTAGGTGAAACAGTTCTTGAGAATATATTAAAAGATACTTTACCTACAAATCTTTATGGTATAAAAGAAAAGATTCCATCTATTGGAAATAAAATACCAGATGCGTATATTAAACTTGATAGTGAAATTATATGTATAGATGCTAAATTCCCTCTTGAAAATTATAGAAAAATGTGTGAAGTTAAAGACGATAATAAGACAAGGTATAAAAATGAGTTTAGAAAAGATGTTGAAAAACATCTTAATAAAATTTTAGATGACTACATTAAACCAGAACAAGGAACAGCAAAATTTGCTTTTGCTTTTATACCAGCAGAAAGTGTTTATTATTATCTTTTAACAGAAGAATCAGATATGATGAAAAATTATTTAAAAAAGGGTGTTATACCTGCTTCACCTAATATGCTTTACAGTCAATTAACAGTTGCAAAAGCAGGTTTTTATGCTAAAGCACTTAGAGACTCAGCAGATAAAATTGTAAGTCATATAGATTCTATTAAATCAACTGTTGATAAACTTGAGAGAGAATGGTCAACATTTTTTAACACTCATTTTCAAAATGCTTACAATAAAGCAAAAGAGATCCCATATTATATTCAAGAATTATATAATAAAATATCAGAACTTATTAATACAACGAAATTTACTGATTCAAATATTAATTAA
- a CDS encoding YvrJ family protein, which translates to MEIDLLIKLISQVGFPIVVATFLLLRTNGKIDKLKDAIMELKNSIDLLKDELIKKD; encoded by the coding sequence TTGGAAATAGATTTATTAATTAAACTTATTTCTCAAGTAGGCTTTCCAATAGTTGTTGCAACATTTTTACTATTAAGAACAAATGGAAAGATTGATAAGCTTAAAGATGCAATTATGGAACTTAAAAATTCAATCGATTTATTAAAAGATGAGTTAATAAAAAAAGATTAA
- a CDS encoding N-acetylmuramoyl-L-alanine amidase: MKLIEVKYIIIHHTGTLNIEKDPTGERIWNNILKNHQKEYKEKFPWSKAPYHYGIGPKGNIFKGEDEDNFCIHSGDDYFNLRSLAISFIGNFELEIITPIQLHEGAYLVKELMKKYEISPERVLRHKDIVQTKCPGKNFPWDKFSKYLLDINSYKQNSIDYALKVGWIKNIHSPDEIVDFGTFLTVLKNFYDFLRSGN, from the coding sequence ATGAAATTAATTGAAGTGAAATACATAATAATTCATCATACAGGAACATTAAATATTGAGAAAGATCCAACAGGTGAGAGAATTTGGAATAATATTTTAAAAAATCACCAGAAAGAATATAAAGAAAAATTTCCTTGGAGTAAAGCACCATATCACTATGGTATAGGTCCTAAAGGAAATATATTTAAAGGAGAAGATGAAGATAACTTCTGTATCCATTCAGGTGATGACTATTTTAATTTAAGAAGTTTAGCAATCTCATTCATTGGTAATTTTGAATTAGAAATTATAACTCCAATTCAACTTCATGAAGGAGCGTACCTTGTAAAAGAATTAATGAAAAAATATGAAATTTCACCAGAAAGAGTTTTAAGACATAAAGATATAGTTCAAACAAAGTGCCCTGGAAAAAATTTTCCTTGGGATAAATTTTCAAAATACCTTTTAGATATAAATTCATACAAACAAAATTCAATTGATTATGCATTAAAAGTTGGATGGATAAAAAACATTCATTCACCTGATGAGATTGTTGATTTTGGAACATTTCTTACAGTATTAAAAAATTTCTATGATTTTTTAAGGAGCGGAAATTGA
- a CDS encoding DUF2922 domain-containing protein has product MNKQVYIVFATETEGRTFTMRFSNPKNNLTQQNIQNFANWVINQNIFLTRYGELTSLVDAGIVETTRTDLVP; this is encoded by the coding sequence TTGAACAAACAAGTTTATATTGTATTTGCAACAGAAACTGAAGGAAGAACCTTCACAATGAGATTTAGTAATCCAAAAAATAATTTAACACAACAAAATATTCAAAATTTTGCAAATTGGGTTATAAACCAAAATATATTTTTGACAAGATATGGTGAACTTACTTCTCTTGTAGATGCAGGAATAGTTGAAACAACAAGAACAGATTTAGTTCCATAG